The genomic stretch AGACGGaggttcagacgaaaatcgaaggttcagaagtttcttcagacggaggttcagacgaaaatcgaaggttcagaagtttcttcagacggaggttcagacgaaaatcGAAGGTTCAGAAGTACTGGTCTCAGACGGGATTCATGATTACAAAGCGATAGGACTTATTAGAAAAGCTGTATCGGCTTCTGTAAACAGAGCTATGTAGTGTACATAATAGTCTCTAGagatctctttgaatatatctTATCGCTGAAAAATATTGTTGTGAAAGCTTCCCCTTTTTCAGGTGAGACAAAAAAGTATTTATCTCAAAGATAATTATAAGGTGTGGACCTATAACTTCCCCGGGCCTTGCTGACCGTTTGGGCGGATAGCACACAAACGCGCGGTGGGAAGGCAGCTTGCAGCCAGATCCAGGTCCGCGCGGAGATTGGTAGCAACCCTGGAGTTGGGTGTAAATGGAGACCGCAACGCGAACACCGTTTGCAACCAATCGGTAGAAATCGCTGCAGTCCGTCAGAGATATCCTTCCCGATGTGGTAGCTGTGCGCTACGCGTATTTTTGTTTACTTGATAAGCATACAGAGCTGCCCTTTCGCTTCTCGATGATTCTTTAGTAGCTGATATAGAATATAAACACACAGTTGTTCCTAACACACAAACACGTACCGGTCCTTCTTGAGCCCTCCAACCCTTTCCGATCTTCAAACTAAATTAATAGCAAACATGTCCAACTACTCTACCtccgacgacgagttcTACAGCTCCGCTTCCCAAGATTCCATGCAAAACTCGAATGCCGAGATCCTGACCCAAGACGACGTCGACTCGTACAACGCCTTGTCCCAGCTAATTCTGTCTCAGCAGGCGGGCCCGGAGCCTTCCGTCACCAAGATCTCCGACCGCTGCTTTGTGATCGATGGCTACATTGTCTTTATCAATGCCAACGGCACCAAGACTCTGCGAATCAAAATGTTCAGCGTGTCATTTCTTCACAAGTTTGAACAGGAGGCACTTTGCCAGCTCGAGACTGTGAACATCGAGGCGCTGTACAATTTGCACACCTGTTCCAGGTTCATTCCCTGCACCTCCTCCAAGCTTTTCGAATTTATGGAGACCAATTCTGTTTATGTGATGGAAACCGCCCACGGGCTACAGCTTGCAACGCGCGAGCAGAAGCCCATGGCAAGAAAACTGGACGTAATCCGGTTTCGTCCCCAGCTGCAAATGTTCAAGTACCTGTACTACGCGCCTGCGCGCAAGCCGATCAGAATTGGAACAAGCCAGGAGTTTGTGCCAATCACTAACACCAGGGAAGTGGGGTTCTACCGCAAGAAGCTCTGCTTGCAAAA from Huiozyma naganishii CBS 8797 chromosome 6, complete genome encodes the following:
- the KNAG0F04040 gene encoding uncharacterized protein, whose amino-acid sequence is MSNYSTSDDEFYSSASQDSMQNSNAEILTQDDVDSYNALSQLILSQQAGPEPSVTKISDRCFVIDGYIVFINANGTKTLRIKMFSVSFLHKFEQEALCQLETVNIEALYNLHTCSRFIPCTSSKLFEFMETNSVYVMETAHGLQLATREQKPMARKLDVIRFRPQLQMFKYLYYAPARKPIRIGTSQEFVPITNTREVGFYRKKLCLQNLEFSASDRTLLADYLTNDSEKRSRVLSVLLKYYNTVCARVAKTAFTTDRNGHQ